The following proteins come from a genomic window of Mariniflexile sp. TRM1-10:
- a CDS encoding sugar-binding domain-containing protein, translating into MSTKFWCILFSIFAFFQCDNQPEKLNLEGHWSYKLDPNNIGLIEHWQTLDFEDSIKLPASLRDKGIGYNPTLKTEWTGSIYDSTWYFNPAMKKYRKKDSLKFPFWLTPNKRYVGAVWYQKEILIPENWTNKNLALSLERPHWQTQIWIDTMYIGKQNSLSVPHNFTIQKSIKPGKHLLTIRVDNAIRDLDVGINSHSISDHTQGNWNGIIGNMILSPKNEYSINQIKITPNISNKSIEAKIILNKKTNATLHAEIKINGLNHEHILNTSTFKFDNTSSELIATIPMGNHFKTWSEFTPNIYEIVISLKKNESILDTKKEVFGMREFKIEGKHFKINNSPISLRGTTECSVFPLTGYPPTDEASWARIFKTCKSFGLNHMRFHSYCPPESAFLAADKAGIYLQVEGPSWAKYSVSLGNGKPIDSYLMEETKRIIDTYGNHPSFCMMAYGNEPSGNYVPYLENWVSHFKTYDPQRVFTGASTGRSWSIIENSDFIVRSPPRGLEWKDTQPESVFDYRNKTENQDKPYVTFEMGQWCAYPNFDEIKKYTGALKAKNFELFQEDLKDHHMSDQAHDFLMVSGKLQASCYKQEIEATLRTPNLAGFQLLSLNDFSGQGTALVGVLDAFWDEKGYITANEFKAFCNDVVPLIRLPKFTFYNNETLKASVEVANFSGNALKNTNPAWELINNQNEIIKTGNLENKTIPLGKGHELGNIQLPLNFVNKASKFTLKIHVGTYINYWNIWVYPTSNKKTQSSNIHICKILDAKAKQILKQGRKVLLLASGSIENGKDVVQYQTPVFWNTSWFKMRPPHTTGILIQDKHPVFIDFPTEYYADLQWWEIANRQQIMNLENFPPHFRPVIQPVDTWFLNRRLGMLFEANVNGGQLMVCSINIGNNDENRPVANQLYKSIITYMQSDNFNPTEKIAMDIISELFEKKERAVWNSYVKENP; encoded by the coding sequence ATGTCAACAAAATTCTGGTGCATCTTATTTTCAATATTTGCGTTCTTTCAATGTGACAATCAACCTGAAAAATTAAATCTTGAAGGGCATTGGTCATACAAATTAGACCCTAATAATATAGGCTTAATAGAACATTGGCAAACACTTGATTTTGAAGACAGTATTAAATTACCAGCTTCATTAAGAGATAAAGGTATTGGCTACAACCCAACACTAAAAACAGAATGGACAGGAAGCATTTACGATAGCACTTGGTATTTTAATCCTGCCATGAAAAAATACAGGAAAAAAGATAGCTTAAAATTTCCATTTTGGTTGACACCAAACAAACGTTATGTTGGTGCTGTATGGTATCAAAAAGAAATTTTAATTCCTGAGAATTGGACAAATAAAAACCTTGCCTTGTCATTAGAAAGACCCCATTGGCAAACACAAATTTGGATAGATACTATGTATATAGGAAAACAAAATAGTTTATCTGTTCCTCACAATTTTACAATTCAAAAAAGCATAAAACCAGGGAAACACCTCTTAACCATTCGCGTAGATAATGCCATTAGAGATTTAGATGTTGGCATCAATTCACATAGCATTTCAGACCATACACAAGGGAACTGGAACGGCATTATTGGTAACATGATATTGTCTCCAAAAAATGAATATAGCATTAATCAAATTAAGATAACTCCCAATATTTCCAATAAATCGATTGAAGCAAAAATAATTCTGAATAAAAAAACAAATGCAACATTGCATGCAGAAATTAAAATAAACGGATTAAACCATGAGCATATTTTAAACACGTCAACGTTTAAATTTGATAATACTTCAAGCGAATTAATTGCAACTATTCCTATGGGTAATCATTTTAAAACATGGAGCGAATTTACACCAAACATTTATGAAATAGTAATCAGTTTAAAGAAGAATGAAAGCATTCTAGATACCAAAAAAGAAGTTTTTGGAATGCGCGAGTTTAAAATTGAAGGCAAACATTTTAAAATAAATAACAGTCCAATTTCCCTAAGAGGAACCACTGAATGTAGCGTATTTCCATTAACTGGATATCCACCAACCGATGAAGCTTCATGGGCACGAATTTTTAAAACATGTAAATCGTTTGGATTAAACCACATGCGTTTTCATTCATATTGTCCACCGGAATCTGCTTTTTTAGCTGCCGATAAAGCAGGCATCTATTTACAAGTTGAAGGGCCTAGTTGGGCAAAATACTCGGTTAGTTTAGGTAATGGAAAACCAATTGATAGTTATTTAATGGAAGAAACCAAAAGGATTATCGATACTTATGGAAATCACCCCTCGTTCTGTATGATGGCCTACGGAAACGAACCTTCTGGAAATTATGTACCCTATTTAGAAAATTGGGTAAGTCATTTTAAAACCTACGACCCACAACGAGTTTTCACTGGAGCATCCACCGGTAGAAGTTGGTCTATTATTGAAAATAGTGATTTTATTGTAAGGTCACCTCCTAGAGGGCTGGAGTGGAAAGACACGCAACCTGAAAGCGTGTTCGATTACAGAAACAAAACTGAAAACCAAGATAAACCTTATGTAACCTTCGAAATGGGGCAATGGTGTGCATATCCTAATTTTGATGAAATTAAAAAATATACAGGCGCTTTAAAAGCTAAGAATTTTGAATTGTTTCAAGAAGATTTAAAAGATCATCACATGTCAGACCAAGCACATGATTTTTTAATGGTTTCGGGCAAACTACAGGCATCTTGTTATAAACAAGAAATTGAAGCGACACTAAGAACCCCCAATTTAGCTGGATTTCAATTACTAAGTTTGAACGATTTCTCTGGACAAGGCACAGCATTAGTTGGTGTTTTAGATGCCTTTTGGGATGAAAAAGGATACATAACAGCTAACGAATTCAAAGCATTTTGTAATGATGTTGTACCATTAATAAGGCTTCCTAAATTTACATTTTATAACAATGAAACATTAAAAGCTAGCGTTGAAGTGGCAAATTTTAGTGGCAATGCATTAAAAAACACAAACCCTGCTTGGGAATTAATTAATAATCAAAACGAAATTATTAAAACAGGGAATTTAGAAAACAAAACAATTCCATTAGGAAAAGGTCATGAATTAGGAAATATTCAACTACCATTAAACTTTGTAAATAAAGCTTCAAAGTTTACTTTAAAAATTCATGTTGGCACTTATATAAATTATTGGAATATTTGGGTCTATCCTACATCAAATAAAAAAACACAGTCTTCAAACATTCATATTTGCAAAATTTTAGATGCCAAAGCTAAACAAATACTAAAACAAGGTAGAAAAGTATTATTACTAGCTTCTGGAAGCATTGAAAATGGCAAAGATGTGGTTCAATACCAAACGCCGGTGTTTTGGAATACATCTTGGTTTAAAATGCGACCACCACATACAACAGGCATTTTAATTCAAGACAAGCATCCCGTTTTTATCGATTTCCCAACAGAATACTACGCCGATTTACAATGGTGGGAAATAGCAAACAGGCAACAAATAATGAATTTGGAAAACTTTCCACCACATTTTAGACCTGTCATTCAGCCTGTAGACACTTGGTTTTTAAACCGCCGCTTAGGAATGCTTTTTGAGGCAAACGTAAATGGTGGACAATTAATGGTTTGCAGTATTAATATTGGAAATAATGATGAAAACA